The following are from one region of the Haloactinomyces albus genome:
- a CDS encoding cysteine dioxygenase, producing the protein MFAVPANTVALPANRAIAHPVRIARDLAADRHTWAHLVRYDPDQRWFTLLERTDEHEAWLMSWLPGQRTGLHDHGGAAGGFTIVSGALSERAIRTDSANRPVEALHSLVAGHSRVFGPNYVHQVRNDGPDPAISIHVYRPARAPMNGYTMDPVSGPVRSETG; encoded by the coding sequence GTGTTCGCTGTTCCTGCCAACACCGTTGCTCTGCCTGCCAACCGCGCGATCGCCCACCCGGTGCGGATCGCCCGCGACCTCGCTGCCGACCGGCACACCTGGGCGCATCTCGTGCGCTACGATCCGGACCAGCGCTGGTTCACCCTGCTCGAACGCACCGACGAACACGAGGCCTGGCTGATGAGTTGGCTTCCGGGCCAGCGCACCGGCCTGCACGATCACGGCGGCGCCGCCGGCGGGTTCACCATCGTCTCCGGTGCGCTCTCGGAACGGGCGATCCGGACGGACTCCGCGAACCGGCCGGTGGAGGCACTGCACTCGCTGGTGGCCGGTCACTCTCGCGTGTTCGGACCGAACTATGTGCACCAGGTGCGTAACGACGGTCCGGACCCGGCGATCAGTATCCACGTCTACCGGCCCGCCCGCGCACCCATGAACGGCTACACCATGGATCCGGTTTCCGGGCCCGTGCGTAGCGAGACCGGCTGA